The sequence below is a genomic window from bacterium.
AAGCACACTCCGCATTCGCGCCACGGAATGGGCATCGACCACCCAAAACGAGATCCGTCAGCGTCAATCGCCGCGCGGCACGCTGAAACATTGGAAAGCCAGCTTCTCAGCCAACTTTCGTGCATAGTTCAGGCTAGGTGGTGTGAGACCCGGGCAGAATGCTCACAGCTCCTGTGAACGGAGATGTCACTCAGTCCAGGCAGAAACCAGACTGGTGTCACCAACAGCATCTCTTCTCGTGTGGACGCCCTGCCGATTCTCGCCGGACTCTCGCCACTTGCGGAACGTTAGTCAGACCAGGCAGCCTGTCCCGACCGGGCATAGTTCTCAGCGTGGGCTAGGCCCTGCAGGCCGACAAGGGGATGCGCTCCATCCTCCACCGCCAACCTGTTGGCCCGGCATGCTTGTCATGCCTTGATTCTCAGTCGCCTGCACGCGAGAATGGCCGCCGCCATGGCCCGCCTCCTGATTTCTCCTCTTCTTCTCCTTCTGCTGCTGCTGGGCTGTACCTACATTCGGCGGGCACCGCTTTCCAGCTTCACGCTCGTCTCTGAGCGTGTCCGTCCAAACACGGAAGCCGTCGCGTTCAACCTCACGCGGTCGCAGTGTGAGAGGCCGGCGGGCTTGGCCGCCCTCGCGCGGGTCGACGTCCTCGAGTGCGCCCGAGGGCACGACGTGCGTTCCCTGTAGCCGTCCGGTCACGGCGAGGGGCAGAGGGACTGGCGGGTCCTGCCGCTCAGCTTCTTCGGCGCCCCCCGATCAGACAGAGTCCGGCGGCGCCGAGGAGCATGGTCAGCGAAGGCTCGGGCACCAGCAGCTCGATCGTCGGATCGAGCCAGAACGACCAATCGTTGTTGATCTCGCCCGCTGAGGAGGTCACGAGCGTCAAGAACCGCTGGCCGGGCAAGATGTTGATGCTGCCAAGAGCGCTCGTGGTGTTGGACTGGTTCGGACCGATCGTCGTCGAGCCCGCAAGACTGCCGTCCAGGAACGCGTAGTAGTCCACCAGGCCGCCCGCGTTCGTCCCCATCGCTGCGGTCAAGCTTGCGGAGGTCACCTGCAATCCGGGGTTCGCCGCCTCGATGGCGTCGAGGTCGAAGGTGATGCCCTTGTTGGCGTGGGCACCGAGCACCGTGCCCGTCAGGGTCGTCGAGACCAGGGCGTTGTCGCCGTTCCAGGGATGGTCCCAGGTGTGGTTGGGATCGAAGCCCCCGAAACCCGTGGAGTCCGAGATCCCGGTTGCCGTCGTACCCGTGGACGAGACAGCGATGACCGCCGTTCCCCCGGCGCCTCCGTCGGGCACGAACACACCATCGACGAAGGCGTTTCCGGCGGCGGTCACGTACGTATTCGTCGGCGCGGAGAGCTCGTTCGAATGACCCGTCGTTGCGGCACCGGTAGTCAGGTTGATTCCGGAATCGGCGGTCCCGGTGCCGGTCCCGTCCCCTCCGCCCACCATGTCGGCGAGATCGAGCGTCAGGGAGCCAGCTCCGCTCGCTGTCAACATGAAGGTCAGGAGTGCAAGGAGGCTCATCCGGGGGCCGGTAATCGAGAGCAACATCATCCATTCCTTTCCTGAGGAAGCGCAACAAAAAAGGGAAGGAGAACCGCCGGATGGCGGTCCCCTTCCCTGCGAAAGATCGAAGAGCTGCTAGCAGTCTAACTTGACGCCTTCGCAGATCCCGATCCGGAACGTCTATTTCCTCCTCTGCTATGCATGGAATCGGCTAGCCGAGGGTGAAGTGGTCGATGTCTCAGGGATCGAGTCGGCTGAGCTGGTGGATCTCTTTGCTTCGGTACTTGTTTCTGGAGTGCGCCACGTACAGCGGCGTGGCCTACAACGCGGCTACGACGAAGCCACTGAGGAGCTTCGATCGATACGAGGCCGAATAGAGATCGCATCTTCGGCGCGCCGCTTCTTGCCGGTTCACGGGCGGGCGATCTGCACCTATGACGAACTGACGCCGAACACACCGGCAAACCAGATCATCCGGGAGACACTTCGGAGGTTGGCCCTCGTGGAGAGCGTTGATCCCGACTTGAAGCACCTTGTGAACGGTTCATACCAGAGTCTAAACGGCATCGAGAGAACTCGGCTCTCCAGGCTGGCTTTCCGGCAGATTCAACTTCATGGAAACGCGCGCTTCTACAGGTTCCTTCTCAGCATCTGCGAATTGGTCGCAGGTTCGCTCCTCGTGGATGAGCGATCTGGCTCCTACCGTTTTCGGGACTTTAGGAGAGAACCGAAGCAGATGGCACGACTGTTCGAGAGCTTCATACTGAACTTCCTTCGCGTCAGACGCGCCGACCTCGACGTCCGAAAGGAGAAGATCTCGTGGGAGGTCGATCACGCGATCGAAGAGTCACGTGAATTCCTGCCATCGATGGAGATGGATATTTCCATTCGCGGGGGAGGTCGCACACTGATTATTGAGGCGAAGTACTACCAGCAGGCCCTAGCCAGCTACTTTGACTCAAAGAAGATCCGCTCCGGCCACCTGTATCAGTTGTTCTCGTACCTGAAAAACATGGAAGCAAGAGGCGGACCGGATGCCACTGCTGAGGGCATGATCCTCTATCCGACGGTGGATGAGGATCTTGCGCTGGAGTACCAGATTCAGGGCCACCGGATTCGGGTGTGCACATTGGATCTTTCCCAGGAGTGGCCTGGGATCGAGGAGAAGTTGATGGAGTTGGTGGCGGACGCGGGGTTGTGACGCTGCACCGGGTTCTACCCGTTTTCCATTTCGATCGGGCGAGCCGGATATGTTGAGCAGACGCCACGCGGAAGAAGGGGGCACCCCCCCTTCCGGTTCTATAGGGTTCCTAGACCATTGAACGATGTGAAGTCTTGGTTCGACTGATCGAGGCTGAGAACAAGTTCCGTACTGCTGTCAATCCGCTCTAATCGGCATTCCCTGGACGAAAGACTGTAAACACGTACCCAGGGTGGGATCGAGGAGAAGCCCAGCCGAGAAACAGCGAATACCGTCGTTTTCGAGCCTCAGAGGGGCTCGGGATGTTCAGTTGGCCGTCGCCAAGCACCCGGATGTCCTGC
It includes:
- the mcrC gene encoding 5-methylcytosine-specific restriction endonuclease system specificity protein McrC — protein: MTPSQIPIRNVYFLLCYAWNRLAEGEVVDVSGIESAELVDLFASVLVSGVRHVQRRGLQRGYDEATEELRSIRGRIEIASSARRFLPVHGRAICTYDELTPNTPANQIIRETLRRLALVESVDPDLKHLVNGSYQSLNGIERTRLSRLAFRQIQLHGNARFYRFLLSICELVAGSLLVDERSGSYRFRDFRREPKQMARLFESFILNFLRVRRADLDVRKEKISWEVDHAIEESREFLPSMEMDISIRGGGRTLIIEAKYYQQALASYFDSKKIRSGHLYQLFSYLKNMEARGGPDATAEGMILYPTVDEDLALEYQIQGHRIRVCTLDLSQEWPGIEEKLMELVADAGL